The following coding sequences are from one Devosia neptuniae window:
- the tolQ gene encoding protein TolQ, with protein sequence MDAVGAVAPHADLSIWGLFWAADWIVKAVMLGLLGASIWCWAIIVDKTITYRRTQAEMNRFERVFWSGQSLEELYQQQSEKATGGLGAVFVAAMKEWKRSHEQNAASFVGMQQRLDKVLDVAIARESEALEKRLGFLATVGSAGPFIGLFGTVWGIMNAFTAIAASSNTNLAVVAGPIAEALFATAIGLVAAIPAVIAYNKLSADAGKMIGRLEGFADEFSTILSRQLEARSR encoded by the coding sequence ATGGATGCTGTTGGAGCTGTTGCTCCACACGCCGACTTGTCCATCTGGGGACTGTTCTGGGCGGCCGATTGGATCGTCAAGGCGGTCATGCTCGGGCTGCTGGGTGCCTCGATCTGGTGCTGGGCCATCATCGTGGACAAGACCATTACCTATCGCCGCACCCAGGCCGAGATGAACCGGTTCGAGCGTGTGTTCTGGTCCGGCCAGTCGCTGGAAGAGCTCTATCAGCAGCAATCGGAGAAGGCGACCGGCGGTTTGGGCGCCGTCTTTGTTGCAGCAATGAAGGAATGGAAGCGCAGCCACGAGCAGAATGCGGCCTCCTTCGTGGGCATGCAGCAACGCCTCGATAAGGTGCTCGACGTGGCCATTGCCCGCGAGAGCGAGGCGCTGGAAAAGCGTCTCGGGTTCCTGGCGACAGTCGGCTCAGCCGGTCCGTTCATTGGCCTCTTCGGTACGGTCTGGGGCATTATGAATGCCTTTACCGCCATTGCCGCCTCCTCCAACACCAATCTGGCCGTGGTGGCCGGGCCGATCGCCGAAGCGCTGTTCGCCACCGCCATTGGCCTGGTTGCCGCTATTCCGGCCGTTATCGCCTACAACAAGCTCTCCGCCGATGCCGGCAAGATGATCGGCCGGCTGGAAGGCTTTGCCGACGAATTCTCGACCATTCTCAGCCGTCAGCTCGAAGCACGGAGCCGCTGA
- the tolR gene encoding protein TolR, whose amino-acid sequence MGMGVASGGGGGGGRRRRRGRKAIMSEINITPMVDVMLVLLIIFMVAAPMMTSGVPIDLPKTAAAELSSQTQPITVAVTPEGTIYVGDDVVAEADLINTVTALATNGTEDRIFLRGDTTANYGSVMRVMGMLSAAGFTKIGLITQQQDQ is encoded by the coding sequence ATGGGCATGGGTGTAGCATCTGGCGGTGGAGGCGGGGGCGGACGCCGCCGCCGTCGCGGTCGCAAGGCGATTATGAGCGAGATCAACATCACGCCGATGGTCGACGTGATGCTGGTGCTGCTCATCATTTTCATGGTGGCCGCCCCGATGATGACATCGGGCGTGCCCATCGACCTGCCCAAGACGGCGGCCGCCGAACTCTCCAGCCAGACCCAGCCGATCACAGTTGCAGTGACGCCGGAAGGCACCATCTATGTCGGTGACGACGTGGTGGCGGAGGCCGACCTGATCAATACGGTGACGGCTTTGGCAACCAATGGCACGGAAGACCGCATCTTCCTGCGTGGCGATACCACGGCCAATTACGGCTCGGTGATGCGGGTCATGGGGATGCTGTCGGCGGCCGGTTTCACCAAGATCGGCCTTATCACCCAGCAGCAGGATCAATAG